The following DNA comes from Mucilaginibacter jinjuensis.
TCGGGGCGGAGTAACGCACCTTTAATATTTTTTTCGTAGCCGATCTTTGCTGCCTTGTTGATAACAGAATCAAGGCTTTCCTCATCGGCTGCGATCAGATAAAATTGTTCACCAGGGTTAAGTAATGAGCCCAGCCAGGTTTCAAATTTGCCACCTTGCTGTATGTTGATCGACCCTTTTAGATGGCCTTTCTTAAAGTCAGCCTCGGGGCGGGTATCTATTATCAATACACCAGGCTCTAAGGTGGCGTTGTTCCCTAATTTGGGTACAGATGCAATGCTTGTACCAAATGATGGCGCTCCTTGTTTATTCAGCTCTACATCATAACCAAAATAGCGTGGCATAAAAGGCTGGTCGGCGGTAAGGAGTTCTACAAACTGTAGTTCTTCCATCAGTTGCAGGGCGTAATTTTCACGCAGTTCTTTACCGATGGTGCTTTGCAGATCAGGGCTCATACTTTTACCGCATAACGAGCCTGGGCCGTGTGCCGGATATACGATTACCTCTTTTGGCAGGGTCATCAATTTTTCGCGGGTTGAGTGGAAGAGCTGGCGGGCCAATTCTTCTTTCTTAGCGGTGATATTGCCTGCATTTTCGCGCAGATCGGGTCGGCCAACATCGCCTGCAAACAAGGTATCGCCCGTAAATATGGCTTGCGATTTGCCATTCTCGTCCTCTACCAAAATACAGATAGAATCGGGCGAGTGGCCGGGAGTATTCAGTGCATTTAGTTTGATGTCGGCCAGGTTAATTACATCGCCGTCATCAAATGTTTGATGCGGATAGCCTGCACCCACCAGTTTGCTCACATAGATAGTAGCGCCGGTTTGCTCGTGAATTTCGAGGTGCGAACTTACAAAATCGGCATGAGGGTGGGTTTCAATTACACCCACAATGTCGGCTTCGTGTTGAGATGCCAGGTCATAGTAAGGTTGAGGATCACGTGCAGGATCAACAACAATCATTTTGCCGGCCCTTATTACCGCATACGAGGCATGCGCCAGGCCTTTATCGTAAAACTGATGGATAAACATTGCCGCAAAGATAGCGGATTAATGATATTTTTTGAATGAAGAAGCTTAGGCGCAATGTCATAATAAACGGGCTTTCTGCAAAGGAAAAATTTAAGCCTATAGTTTAATTTATAACAGAAACTAAATTATAGTATTATTTAATATTTGTGCGTTGTAAATAGCTAATTTTCAATCGTATGTTAAATTATTTTATAAATAACCTTTGTGGAAAAATAGTTTAGGGTTTTAACACGGTATTTACTCCTGTAAATTGTAGGCGAGTTTTTAAAATGCTATATTTCAGCAACTTAAACGCTCCAACGTCATGAAGTTAATTTTCTTAACCCTTGCTATGGGTTTGCTGTGCACTATCCGCAGTAAAGCCCAGCACTTTAGTGGCTGCGCCAACCAGGAGACGGCGCCCATCAGTAAACAGGTACGCCTTACCAAAGGCACCGGCAACCCTCAAATGGACCACTGGCTGGACCGGGAGAGTAACGTATTGCGTAGCTTCTTCGGTATTAACCCCGGCCTGGTGATGTATGATGATTCGTTGATAGACAAACCAAATGCTTGTGTATCAACAGTGCCCGAATCGCTCGATACGCCCGATGGTACGGTAGCTCTTGGATATAACTACCTGCAAAATATGTACAACTACTCGGGCAACTTTAGCATGATACCTATTGTTGCTGCACACCAATTTGCCCATATTATTGATTTTACCCTAAAGGTAACTCCATCCACACCTATATATAAGGAATTATATGCCGATTATATGGCCGGTTGTTTTATAGCCTACAGCTCGAACCAGACCTGGACAGATATTAGCCACAACGTACGTTGGATAGTGCGTATAGGTGATTACGCTGCCATTAACGACCCTGCCTGCCACGGCACCCCAATGCAGCGTATGGCGGCCTTTAAAGCCGGCTACGATTGGTATAAGAGCCAAACACTGGCAGGTACCAAAGTAGTAGTTAAAGATGCCAGCAATGCAGCCCGCGGATATTTGAATTTACCCGAAGAAAAGATGGTGGCAAATAAGTAGGAATATTCATTATATTAGGTATGATTTTGCTTCATTTAATTATGATGAAGTATAGTTATATTCAACCTAAGCTATGAAATACCTGTTACCAGCCATCTTATGCCTTCTTTTTTCAAAAGTCTTATTTGCCAATACGATTGACAGTTTAAAAACGGATAAAGAAGTCGAGATATTTATTAATAAGGCTTACAAAGATTCCGGTCAAAAGAGTTATCAATCGATGACTGTGATGCCGACGGATAGCTTGATAAAAAAGTTAGATTGCAACGGTATTGCCAAAAAGTGGAATATCAAAAATTGGGAAAAAGCCGACTTTAATAAAGATGGCCTAACTGATATTATAGTTACCGTGCGTTGGTATCACAATTTTGATGTATATGCTGTAATAGACAAGGGAAATAATGCTTTTTCATTGTTCAGGCTATCTAAAGATCCATCTGAGGATTGCGAGTTGGCTAAACCTGCATTTATAAATAAGCAACCTGTATTATTATTTTATTCTGTTAAGCAAGATCCGGGAAAAAGGGCTTATGATTATATCAATCGGCCACAGATGGATACGCTGGTATTTAAATACGGTAATTTTATAGAGCGAAATTTAAAACTTGCAAATTATAAAGTTAAAAGTATACGTGTTAAAGCGTCCGGCTGTGATGGTACATGCCCGGTATTTGAATTGCGTATTTACGAAACAGCAGGTGCATCGTATTTTGCTGATGATTACTCTACTCAAAAGGGCGATTTTGAGACTAAAATTGCCGCCGATAAATTTGCTGAAATTATGGGGCTGGCCAATTATTTAAGCGCTAAAAAACTTAAAAATAAATATGCAGTTAACTGGACAGATGCCCCAACCGTAGAATTTACTTTTGAGTTTACCGATGGAAGCGTTAAGGAAATAACCGATTATGGTATGCAGGGAACATTTGGCCTAAGCCAGCTATACAACTTAGTATCACAATTACGGTTAAGCGAAAACTGGAAGAAAAAGCGATTATAAAAGCAGAAAGCCCCGGCATGCCGGGGCTTTCTGCTTTTATATGGAAACTCTTATTACCAGATCTTAATCCGGTCTTCAGGTTTTTTGTACATTTTATCGCCTGGTTGTACGTTGAAGGCTTTGTACCACGCATCCACATTGGTTACAGGGCCGTTGGTACGGAACCTGCCTGGTGAGTGCGGGTCTGTTTGTACCTGCTGAGCAGTAGCCTCTGGGCGTTGCAAGCCTCTCCAAACCTGTGCAAACGACAGGAAGAAACGCTGATCTGGCGTAAAGCCGTCGATCTTAGTGTTTGATTGCCCTTCTTTTGTTTTCTTAAATGCTTCGT
Coding sequences within:
- a CDS encoding DUF6438 domain-containing protein — its product is MKYLLPAILCLLFSKVLFANTIDSLKTDKEVEIFINKAYKDSGQKSYQSMTVMPTDSLIKKLDCNGIAKKWNIKNWEKADFNKDGLTDIIVTVRWYHNFDVYAVIDKGNNAFSLFRLSKDPSEDCELAKPAFINKQPVLLFYSVKQDPGKRAYDYINRPQMDTLVFKYGNFIERNLKLANYKVKSIRVKASGCDGTCPVFELRIYETAGASYFADDYSTQKGDFETKIAADKFAEIMGLANYLSAKKLKNKYAVNWTDAPTVEFTFEFTDGSVKEITDYGMQGTFGLSQLYNLVSQLRLSENWKKKRL
- a CDS encoding MBL fold metallo-hydrolase — encoded protein: MFIHQFYDKGLAHASYAVIRAGKMIVVDPARDPQPYYDLASQHEADIVGVIETHPHADFVSSHLEIHEQTGATIYVSKLVGAGYPHQTFDDGDVINLADIKLNALNTPGHSPDSICILVEDENGKSQAIFTGDTLFAGDVGRPDLRENAGNITAKKEELARQLFHSTREKLMTLPKEVIVYPAHGPGSLCGKSMSPDLQSTIGKELRENYALQLMEELQFVELLTADQPFMPRYFGYDVELNKQGAPSFGTSIASVPKLGNNATLEPGVLIIDTRPEADFKKGHLKGSINIQQGGKFETWLGSLLNPGEQFYLIAADEESLDSVINKAAKIGYEKNIKGALLRPDHATYHSAVFNEEDFKINPEKYTIVDVRNWNEINEHKIFDNALTIPLPEIREELLKIPTDKPIVVHCAAGYRSAAASSIIAAQVTNVPVYDLSDSIVEYAG